The Gossypium hirsutum isolate 1008001.06 chromosome A13, Gossypium_hirsutum_v2.1, whole genome shotgun sequence nucleotide sequence ACCAGAGGAAAAAGAAGAGAAGCAAAACAAGCAAAAGACACAAGCAGCAAGAACCAGCTGGACCAAGACGTTTCTCTGAGTTTGGGAAGTTTGCCAATGGTTTGTCTCCTTGATTCTAACTATACCTTTTGTTTTATAGAAAAGAGTTCCATAGGCTTCCATACAGGGTCGAAGTCAAAAAGTTTTGGAAttcaaaatcaaattataaattttttataagtcaaatatgtaatttcatcattatattaactagtaattttataatttttagagggAATAAACTATAATTCCACCATTTTTGGAAGCAAACTATCATAAACCCATTGTCTACAACAACAATGATACCAGATAAGCTAAAACTTGAGAGATAACATCTCgattatatttcttttatcaaaGGGCAAATCATGACGCAAACTTTGTTATTGTTCATCTTCTAGACTTGCTTACAAAGGGCTACATCCATGATCAAACCCTGAATATCTCCACCCGCAGTTGTAATGGAGTGGTATGTTGTGCAACTTTAATCTATGATTTGATATTTCAATCCATTGTTTATTGAAACTATCTTGGTCGTTTCATATTGACCCAAATTTTCTTTAGTGATATCGAAATAGTTAATAAAGATTTCTTGTTAATCAAATAATAGATTCGAGTATGATTGGTTTGTAGCTTTATTTGTGGAgtgatttttatcattttttaatcaTGGACATAAGTTAGAAGGGTCAAACACGTTGAATACTCTCTAGTTAGTACGGTTAGCTATGTGTTGATCTCGTATGGATTACGTGTTCACTCACAAATTTCCCAACAAACGTTTGCAGATCATAACTTAAAGGGCTTCTAGACAGGGAAGGCGATCGACCGCAAACGTTGGAGCACAGTATAAGTATAAAAATGCTGCAGTTGAAGTGAACTTTGATACAAAATCAAGTGTGCGTTGTTTATCATTAACTTACGTGCTTATGAGTTTTCAGATTTTATGAAACTGAtatcaattctaagcattttttAATGACAGATTGCAACAACACTCTCCTTTGGGGGAGAGATTTTGCCATCCACGAATGTCAATGCTTCGTTGAGATTACCCGAGTACGGTTCCAGCCAGGTACGATAGGGACTAATGAGTTAACCAGAAAGCTTCGGGCCATTTTCAATACGATTTTTGACTGCAAAATTATgttggttttcattttttttgttatcaGCTCAACCTCAAATTCCAGCAATCCTTTAGAAATGCTACTTTATCCATCTCTGTTGGCCTAAACCAATCCCCTGACATATTGCTTTCAGCAACTATTGGCACTTCAAGCATTGCATTCGGCATTGAGTCGAAGTATAAGACCACTTCTCGTAGTTTCGGTCGGTTGGATGCAGGCATTTCCGTCACTAACCCGAGTCGTGACGCTTCAATCATACTGTATGTTTGCCTGACATAACATTTGCTAAACTTTACTTGTGGAAACTTCAGTGCTTCAGTCTTTGACATATAATTTTCAGTGCCGAAAAGGGTGACCTTCTAAGACTAGCATATGCGCATCGTTTCGGCCAGTCGAGGAAGATTTCCGCCGTTGCGGAGGTCACTAGGAGGTTATCCAACAACAAGAATTCCCTTGCTGTCGGAGTGTCGTGCATTGCGGATAAACTAACAACAGTGAAAGCAACGCTAAACAACCGGGGAAAGCTTCAAGCCCTCCTTGTTCAAAAAATCAAACCGAACTCGAGTCTGAATATTTCGGCCGAATTCAATATGAAAGCTTTAGACAAGATCCCCAGAATAGGATTGGCTCTTGCCCTCAGGCTGTGACATAGGTCTATTAGAGCATCAATAATTCCATTatacagttttttttttctaatataatCTGTAAGGGTGAGGAAACAATGATTAAACCGAAATCTGGTACTAAGAAACAACCTCAGACATGCACTAACTATTGTTTTCGGAGGATCGGAAATTTTGGGTTCAATATTATGATCCTAGCATATTATAATTTCATGAAGGTTAAATTCTATAAAAAGTCCTTGTACTTTGTGTTTTTGGAGGATTTAATACATCTACTATAATTTATCATTTCTAACTCTTTATTCTTCCAAaggtatatttttaattttaagatcaacattttttttccattaattaggtcaaataatttgaattatagtaatttaaaaaaaaacatatgttcATGCATAGACTTGTGCCTAGCCCGAAAGCCTACccgaaaagtgagagggtttaaataaacatataagcctgaaaaatgagtttggaaaaaATGGGCTCGAGCCCATcccgaatatgcaaaaaaaatattgttgtttcatttttcattgttttctttttttttattgttttgttgttattttcttgttattttttcactattttgttaccatttcattattatgttgttactattttggtgttattatttggatattgtataactcttgtttttattattttagaggtatttgcttgttaagttgcacttatcttagtgttatttaagtatacatattttttaaaatttattttcaatttgttaggaaatatttatttcaatatttttagtatttttgatgtattatgtattatttttttaaattatataaaaataataatattaaaaaaattaatacagtcAGACCGAGCCcgaattttaacaattttatccAAATCAGGCTTGgtcaaaattttaggcccatttttcagaCCCAAACCTAGAAAATGAACCTAAAATTTTGATTGGATCCAACTTAAACCCGGCTCAACCCATAAATACCTCTAGATTGATTCATAATATGTATATATCACGTGATCACATATGTAAATAAAACAAGCCAATTATTTGAGAAGGCTACTCAAAACTGAAGATACACGTTTGAAGTAGTAGGGGGACTTCATCCACCTAAAGTATGTAATATAAAGACCTCTAGAATGACTTTTCATGAGGTTGTCTTTGTTCAAATTAAGGATTAATCTTTCTTTTAAGGGTTATTTATAtaaaggttaattttttaaaaatgattatataaAAGTTAATCTCTTACAAGACTGCTCAAAAAAGGCTTTTTATGTGGTTTATCTCGTCTAATTAAAAAGGTTTAAGTGAAATTAGACTTATTTAAAACTAAATACATGACAATTGAATCAGATATtactttaaaagaaaagaaaaaagcaaaaCATAATTTGAAACTTATGACCcttttggatgggcggtgcgtttatttgtggttagtgtaaaaatagtggtGACTGTGAGATTAAATactatagcgtgagacaaaaagaaaGTTAAATGCATTACATTGGAGGTAAACGTCCATCTAAAGGAGGGCTTAATATAAGACATTTGAAAAACTCTTACTTGAACTCTTTAAAATATGTTTGACCCTAATTTGATCGTTTTGAAGATTTTGACTTCCATCTAAGTACTTTTGTAAAGGTTTGACCCTAATACAAAGGTTGTACCTCAATTTGAGCTTTTAGCCATTCAAGTACTTTAAAACAAAATCTATTGCAACAAAAGGGAGCCAACATAATTAACAATATTTTAGATAATTGTTAGGGGGCTAAATAGCAATATTACAAAATTTTGAGGGACTGAAGTGTTCATGGACTGCGTTAGGTTAAGCATTATATTAACAcactattttttttcaattcggCCCGAAGTGCGGGcctaaaattttctttaagttcACTCATATTTGTAAATGGTTAATCCAAACCCATTTTTGGATAgttgcccatattattttttttaactttttaaaaatatattatattatttttaacttaaaatttaataattatatatttttatttattacgaTTTTATATATAGgtaacttatatttttttaatgtttacaataaAGTATTATACATAAGTATAGATTTAAGTTTTATTTGtgttataaattatgtaatatataaaattaacataatataatataggataaactacaaaaatagtcacttttgtttgcctcatgttacattttagtcacttatgtttgaaatgttatgttttagtcacttatgttattattttgttacgaagtgatcactttTCCATTAAGTTTcgttatctccctaacggtaatcttacgtggcagtccaactagactTTAAATTCATCCGgctaatacatacttcatccggCTAAATTATACATTTGATTTACAATTATAATTACGTTCTTCAACCGGGGGAAGGATGACTATCCTTTGTAATATACATCAATGAAACTTTTAATATCGTACAGTTGTTATTAATACTCGGATTTATAACAAGCCATATGGAATGTTTAGttctgttttattttaataacacaTGAACGATGTTGACATTAATATTTAAGGCAAACTCGTGGATTATATAGTCAATGAAAGTTGGTAATACtgtaaagttatttttaataCTCGGTTTTATAACAAGCAAACACCTAGAACAAGAACGTCTAAAATTCGCCCTCAACGTTTGCACATTTTTGCATGTAAGTCTTTATACAATTTACATTCGTAAACCGGAGGACGTATGGGTATATCTgttaatacatacttcatccAGCTAAATTATGCATTTGATTTACTATTATAATTACGTTCTTCAACCGGGGGAAAGATGACTATCCTTTGTAATATACGTTAATGAAACTTTTTAATATTGTACAATTGTTATTAATACTGAGATTTATAACAAGTCATACGGTAAGTTCATCCTCacactaatatatatatagataaactaaaatatatatctTGTAGAGCAAACttataaagtaaaattttcataaattatgcgTAAGGTACTCATGGTAAAGACAACCACATGtgaaattaaaattgattacTATCATTTTGCAGACCAAATCAGCAGCCActtgaagtaaaaaaaatgtataaatacaCGATCAAAATAATGCCGTGCCTGTTTATTTCTTTCTCTCCTTTTTACAATgccaattgagtgaaaataatTGTTAACTACGAGACAAAAGATTCTGATTTTTCTAGCATGAAATTGCTCATATTATTtggtaattaatttcaaatttacatgtctgtttcatattttatttacacCCATGATTTTATCCTCGTCCTCTTCAACCTTGTTAGCTTCTTCTAACCAGCTCTTAGTAGGAGTGGATTGACAACGCATAAGCAAAAAAGCATTTGTAGGTGGGACTATAGTAGCTTGATCATCAACATGATCGAGGGAGCATTTACGAGAAATCACAATTTTTAATATGAATCTACAAGCCTGAGAAGATTGCATATTTCAAAAACTTAATATCAATCAACATGATTTTGTCGCATGTCTAAAAGAACATTGAAATAAATAACTTATGGAATAGAGGTAAATTTGAGCAGAATATGACCAATTctcaaagaaaattaaggtgcacATAGCATAGAAGGGGAGACGCAGGGATCATAGTGTAGCTAATAAGGATGAATCAGACTAAAGCATTAAAATGATTTGTGAAACAAATTAGACACAAGGGATATACAATTCAGATATAAAACCTAACTAAATCTATAGCATAGATCTTATGTCTCAATGGAAGCAGTGAAACTGAGCCAAGACACTACTAAAACAATCGAGTTTTGACACCCTTTAGACTATTTCATGCAGAAAAGAAATGCCTCATTGTAATCACTTACTTATCTGGACATGCTTTGTGCATCCTTCTCCAAACAAAACTCCTAACATTTGCAATCATGTTTACCAACTAGTTTGATGCAAAAACAGTAACAAGCTGATTTCAAGGACTGCAATCTCCTAATCATATATTTCATGTTGAGCTCCATGTTGGGAATATCTTGAAAGTTAGATTACTAGGAAGAACAAAGATACAAACGTTGGACAAAAGAATTGAGTGGAACCAACCTGACATAATTAAACAAATTGTTAGAAATTTCAGACTATTCTAAATAACACAATATCAGAAAGCAACAAAGAAATAAGGCAAAGAGCAATAGTATGTAActgtaaaaattcaaaaacatacTTGATGATGTCTCCAAAACAACTCTCTATGATTGATACAATTGAAGCAAGGAACTTGATGTTTGACTTGATGCTTGAAGTCTCTGCTGCATATTTTGTTATACTTGATTGGGTTGCTTTTACAAACCTAAATGTTGTTACAACTGAGTAGACTGTGATTGCATCTAAGGCATCAGTTGCTGCTACTGTTGTGGCTGCTGAGATGTCTATCCTCTATTCATTAATAAGAAagattttcattttttgaatgaAGTATACAACTTGAATCCATTTTATATCAACAACAACGATAGTACAAATGATAGAGTGATAGATTACGAGTTTCCATACAAGATTCCGCATATATAAGAAAGGATGACTATCCTTTGTAATATACGTCAATGAAACTTTTTAATATCCTATAGTTGTTATTATACTCGGATTTACAACAAGCCATATGAAatgtttagttttcttttattttaataacacGTGAACGATGTCGACATTAGTATTTAAGGCAATGAAAGTTGGCAATATTGCAAAGTTGGTTTTAATACACAATTTTAATatcgtataattttttttaatactcaGTT carries:
- the LOC121203560 gene encoding mitochondrial outer membrane protein porin 2 — translated: MANNSHQRKKKRSKTSKRHKQQEPAGPRRFSEFGKASRQGRRSTANVGAQYKYKNAAVEVNFDTKSSIATTLSFGGEILPSTNVNASLRLPEYGSSQLNLKFQQSFRNATLSISVGLNQSPDILLSATIGTSSIAFGIESKYKTTSRSFGRLDAGISVTNPSRDASIILAEKGDLLRLAYAHRFGQSRKISAVAEVTRRLSNNKNSLAVGVSCIADKLTTVKATLNNRGKLQALLVQKIKPNSSLNISAEFNMKALDKIPRIGLALALRL